The region gcgagaatctcgctgcgagcccgttcgtgtgaatataccctaagacagAGTTACTGTGGATTATCGGCACGGAGGCAGAGGGCTCCGGAGGCCTGAACGAGAGAGTAGATCGCAGCCTTTTATGTTAAAAGTGTGCATTATATGTAGTGGATCAGTGTTtttataattatatgtatatatgtatatttgtttGTTTGACACTAATCACTTTCACATGATTTTGACGTCACTGTAAGCTAACTGATTTAAAGCAGCGTGATGACGTCGATAGGAgagtggtccgtagaagcgccggaaagaggcgtgaaacagcctgtcacctaaCCTCCATGGCGTCTGCTGCCGCACTATCTGCACCTTGTCCAATGCTCCTTGATTTTATGATGGATTACAAATAAAGATGAAGAAATTTTAAGCGGTGAGTGCAATTCTATTTCCTTCTTTTTGTGCAATTTATTTAttcggaactattgtcaagtgtcttCTCAAGTactttatccagagaaaccttATACTTTCgactctgtattacctgctgcacatttgcaactaATAAACTGGCTTATCTAACTTTAggagactctgtgattattcgctATCCACCGGCACAGCACACACCTCAACCTTGGgatacttcccctttctgtgggtggcagttcctataatccgggagggtcattacaccactctggccatccgtgaacactgtaacccaagggaccccatagcagcctggcaggacactgacacaggggaaaagggtacaactaaaagcaggcgtgccattacacctgtgtgcctaccaggcactggcgtcacaaattcACACTACAAGGTcctgctgtatctcggccaaccaccacagaagtggcgtcacacgacaacatctagcaagtgaccggccgctcctccgatataacatcaccctgggggtacaccacagggacccttacccctggggttcaccacaGGTAGTGAGGATAGAAAAGTAAAATGTttgagttcgagtcgaacctcgaacagtagtgaagttcggttcgatctagagccccattaaagtcaatgggagatgttcggattaattttgacacctatatgtagtaggagaaactgtaattatcatccagaagagtaaactggaaacatggaacaacttatagcctaaaatttggctttacggatgaaagggaaaaaaaaggcgGTGGATAAAatattgctagagatgagcgaatagtgaaatatttgtttATTCAAATTCGATTCTGTAGTCAGGTGTTGGTGGGCACAGATGCAGCCAACGCGCTTGAGATATTTTTtgctgggccagggcagggacagcttttcttgcaaagaattgcctgctaggcatctgatactggggacatgccagggccagaatGTGGCGGAAGCCATCTGTATCCACCAGGCGCAAAGGCAACATTTCAAAAACAAACAGCCTGGGAATGCCGACATTAAGTTTTTTGGCTTTGGGATGGTTGGGGTGAAAGCGTTTCTTATGCTCCCATACCTAGTACACAGAAGGTTggctgatcgctgatcgtccgggcagcccataggatatagcagcgtctgctgccaatgctcctattcaacggagcgccggcagcagatcgctgctatatcagtcgcttgtttttcaacatgttgaaaaacaagcgactgcaacgatcagccgacatgaacgatgtcggctgatcgttgcactctattccacgggacgattatcgtccgtagcagccgatatcagccgaatacggacgataatcgttccgtggaatagggccttaaattatcctctttggcctcttgatcttttgaacctccttctgaccccaactgcattgtgtggtcaaagagctcttcagaatgtggattattttcagtggcctgtatattggggagggacattctacccatgtttgcttccagttggactgacaatgatgatgacatttgtggccgtgactgagaggaagaggaggtcaaagcgcttgattcagggtccgataaccactgaagaacagattgaTGACGTTGTTCATTAATAAGGCGCACAGGAAACCGAGCAAAAGAGCACAGGCCTGATGGTCCTGCTACTGACGATATTCTTGCTAGTATGTTGACTGGAGCACTGAAAGCAGTGccttgtgcactacctctatctccccttcctacacctgatactgctcgcctacctcctctggttctcaccatgttcacaagatagatatgaaatcttagaagatacaacaaaaaaaaaaaatcaacagatctatccactctcgataaatccacatacacaaatcagatgtacgattaattactgggtataacagatgtgaagtatTCCGTATTTTTTTATGATGGACAAAGAACATATGTCAGCTGATAGCAATACCACTGTAATCAccaaacaaatgcacgtacacaaatgagatgtacgtttaattactgtataacagatgtctactattttgtatttttcctgacgaacagaggacgtttttcagcttataggaaggGCAAGGAGCGGGCGCAGTATAGCGTAGGCCCTGCATGACTGGGTTTAGCTGGGACTGGGGGTAATGAAAGGGTTAAGTGAGTGGGGAGTGTGGAGGAGCAGGTGTGAGGGGAAGGGGTCAAGCTGAGTTCAGGAATCCTAGCAAAGGAAGGGATTGGTTGCAGTCTCTTACCAGAGGAGGAGCCGGAGTTCCGTACAGGAAGAGGAGCACGTGGATCTTCAGTTGCACGCCGGACCAGcttcagcccgcccgcccgccctcaTGTAGCAAGCCAGATTTGCGATGGTGGGTTGGGTGTGGGTCTTTTTGTTCCTGATTGTCACGACAGCCAGgcatagggaggtcttgcagggcacttaAAGTGGACCTGAAAATGGTGGACCCATCATAGGTATGGCTCTCCTTGTTTACAATTGTTACCTGGTGTTAACAAAAGTGTGGAGTGGTGAGTTGTGGTGTTCCCTTCGGGATAGGTCCCTGGGAACGGTGGAGTGAACTGGCAGTACCATTTGACCTATTGTCAgctcctgagtcggcgcggtgcggctagGGGAAAATTGTGAGTTTAGTTGGTACTGCTTTGTGGGcgccctgccagacctccctagctTTATTAGTCAGGTTGTATTGCAGTTAATATTTTGATAATGTTTTGATACTTGTTGATGTGTTATTTATTGTTCTGTTTTTAAGCACTTTaatacagaaaagaaaaaaggctGTTGTGGCCGTTCTATTCCAACGCTAATCTGGTGTCGGTGTAAGTCTGTGTATTGAAGGTAAAAGGGGGAAATAGTGGGCGCTGGGAGGAGGGCCAGAGGAGGGGAGTAATTGATTGGGGGGAGCCTGAAGGAACTCAGCAATACCCATAGTcaaggaatagagctgtaatcactaaacaaatgcacatactCAAATGAGATGAAATACACTttggggcactatgtataaattggcaaatccaatatgcagcctgcaatcccaaagctaagtattactgtggctgcaatggtgtctatggacaggaaaatgcttgttgcaaatatgctagtgtaaccttcattaacaccccactaatctctctaatctcaataCCTATCTCAGTAATATCACTAACctcactacctatctgtctaATCGAAATGCCAGCATGCAGGGAGACATTGATACACTGAGATAGCAGTCTGTACAGTGAGGagaaaatggcgtccagaacgcagcacagtgacttttatatgagatgtcatgtgattttagcagccaatgagacccctacacctcagcaatgacgtttatGACACTTCTAtttgctctgcactgattggctggcaaaaaggcgctcGAACGCTAACTCTAACGCAAACTCGAGCGAACAGCAAAATGTTCGGCTTGGTTTGAGTTAGAGAGAATCCAGATGTTCGACTCAAACCGAACTTTTcttgaacagttcgatcaactagtcacaggttagctggaacaacgtgacgccacttctatagtggttggccgagatatagcccgGCCCGTtggtgttatgttgtgacgccagtgccggttgggcacacaggtatgctggcacacctgcttttattttagtgggccggctatacctttttcccctgtggacagtgacctgccgggttgttgcggggtcccttgtgCAACTattacggtggtccggagtggagtagtgacccacagaaaggggagatgacccaaggaagtgaTTACTGTGTCGTTGCTTAGTgcagaaccacagagtcccgttaaaatCAATACAATTTTGTTTACTGTGAAAATACTTGATACAGAAGAAGACAGTGTGCTTTagtcttgataagttactttacaCTTAATaaaccagatctgtactgagagtagaaggagtgattCATCTGTGCTGACTAAGTTGCATAATGAGAGGTAGAAGAAGGATCAGAagggtagagaggaggatgtcgagagagtcccaacccaagtagtactgtgctctgctggaactttagaggtagaataagtagaatacttgagagtagagagaatacttgtgcctgtgttttgactctttagtCTTTGCACCACATATTGCCCAcaagtgtcaggtgacccgtcctagagggtgacacaagccccagaccttgttacatgAGCAGattggtcagagttctctgatgataCCCACACTGCTAGATAGcatgcataggcttctagcaactttgctctatctggatcagttcctgaaCTACTTTTGTGGATGCTGTACTGCACTGTGTTCcactgtggaggaacacaagacgggacacaggagaaacacaagacgggacactgtggaggaacacaagacgggacactgtggaggaacacaagactggacactgtggaggaacacaagacgggacactaTAGAGGAACACAAGGCGGGACACTGTGGAGAAACACAAGATGGGACACTGCggaggaacacaagatgggaCACTGTGGAgaaacacaagacgggacactgcgGAGGAACACAAGATGGAACACTGTGGAGGAGCACAAGACGGGACAagatggaggaacacaagacgggacactgtggggaaacacaagacgggacactgtggaggaacacaagatgggacactgtggaggaacacaagatgggaCACTATAGAGGAACACAAGATGGGACACTGTGGAGGAACACAAAATGGGAcactgtggaggaacacaagatgggacactgtggaggaacacaagatgggaCACTATAGAGGAACACAAGATGGGACACTGCGGAGAAACACAAGGCGGGACACTGTGGAGAAACACAAGATGGGACACtgcggaggaacacaagacgggacactgtggaggaacacaagacgggacactggagaaacacaagatgggacactgcggaggaacacaagacgggacactgtggagaaacacaagacgggacactgtggagaaacacaagacgggacactgtggagaaacacaagatgggacactgcggaggaacacaagacgggacactgtgaaggaacacaagacgggacactgtggaggaacacaagacgggacactgtggagaaacacaagacgggacactggagaaacacaagatgggacactgcggaggaacacaagacgggacactgtgaaggaacacaagacgggacactgtggaggaacacaagacgggacactggagaaacacaagacgggacactatagaggaacacaagacgggacactgtggaggaacacaagacgggacactggagaaacacaagacgggacactgtggaggaacacaagacgggacactgtggaggaacacaagacgggacactgtggagaaacacaagacgggacactatagaggaacacaagacgggacactgcgGAGGAACACAAGACAAGACACTGTGGAGGAGCACAAGAAAGCACATTGTGGAGGAGCACAAGACTGGAAATTGCACTTCCACTGTCTTTTAGTACTTAGTTTctagcagcagttttttttttccctggaccAATAACCCTACCATAACTTAAAACATTGTGCATCACAATATCTATATTTTGTATCCCTCCATGGTCGTCTAGAGCATATTGCGTCTCATCGAGGGATTCCGCTGTTTAGGGATGAAGCTTTCATATTCAACACTATTTCATCTGACAACAATGGCAGAACTGAGAGAGTAAATCAGTTTAGAACAAGACCTTGTTGTTTTTTATCCCCAGAAAAACACCTGCTATAAAACTGTTCCtatcttttcttcttctctagATGAAGTCTCCCGGCTCTGGAATGAGGACTCCTTCTTTGGTTACCAGTATCTGAATGGAGTTAACCCGATGGTGATCAGGAAATGCCTCAATCTACCGGAGAACTTCCCTGTCAGTAGCAGCATGGTGGCCGCATCTCTGGGCTCCTCCACCAACCTCCATAAAGAGCTGCAGGTGAGGGCGTCCTGAGTGAGGATGTGACTACTGATGATGAAGCTTCTGTACTAAGGGTGCACTCATCTTACAGAACGGGAACATCTTCCTGGCCGATTACAAGATTCTCCAGGGAATTCCTGCAAACCCCTCGATTAATGGGAAGGAACAATACATCACTGCCCCCATGTGTCTGCTGTGGAAGGACCCCCAGGACCAGCTGCTCCCCATCGCTATCCAGGTACTGTATGGACACACATCTGAGCAGATATGCTGATTTTACTTCATTACTGAGACTTTCTGGTCTTCTCATCCTCCCATTACAGCTGTGTCAGACTCCAGGAGAACAGGCCCCCATCTTCCTGCCCAGCGACTCTGAGTGGGACTGGACATTGGCCAAGATATGGGTGCGCAGTTCTGAATTCCAGGTCCACCAGACAGTCTATCATCTGCTCCACACCCATCTCTTTGCTGAAGTGTTTAACATAGCGACTCACCGGCAGCTGCCCCGTAACCACCCGGTCTACAAGGTGAGGAGCGAAAGATGTCCACCAGCACAcagcacatgtagcagagctgaagagTCTTTGATGACTGAGTCCAACTCAAATTATGACCCCGTTATGTGATGGATCCATTGAAGGCTCGATCTCTGGTCCTGACATCTCAGTGCTGATCAGTTAGTGGACATGACCCATGGCTTTACTGTTCTGTAAGGGACAATGTTAGTCTGTACCTCAGGCTTCTATAGAATATATTTAGCATATGCTTATAGCTTAATCTGTAGTCTTCTCTTGAGTCCTCCTGCTGATAATGTGGTGTGTACCCTGCCTTGGGGCTGCTCCCGGTTATTTCTTCTGTTCTATGGTGGCCTTCATCATGCTGATCAGTTTTGGCACTGGGTCTCATGACAAATCAGAGGATGGGAGTTTGATGTCATAAATGACCTGCCACCGCAAGATTAGCTCAATGGTCCTCCTAATGCATACTAGTAACCTAATAAAGACCACCCCTCTGTTACCTGGCACTGATCAGTTTTCATTCCTGTGGTGAGGGTGTCAAGCACCATGTTTGAATGACCCTGGACCAGTCTTCTAGTGTGACCATCAATATCCCCCATACCCATACCCAGCCTCCTAATGTGACCATCAATATCCCCCATAACCAGCCTCCTAATGTGACCATCAATATCCCCCATACCCATACCCAGCCTCCTAATGTGACCATCAATATCCCCCATAACCAGCCTCCTAATGTGACCATCAATATCCCCCATAACCAGCCTCCTAATGTGACCATCAATATCCCCCATAACCAGCCTCCTAGTGTGACCATCAATATCCCCCATAACCAGCCTCCCCTGTACCCACATGAGGTTTAATGACTGTGTATCCTGTTGTACAGTTGAGCGATCTTTGGGCGTGCTCGGCCCTAGGTGGACTCTGATGTTGTATACGACCCTAGGTGGTCGCTGATCTAGGATAGGGCTTAGTTGGTGGCTGATCTTTGATACAGCCCTAGGTGGTGGCTGATATTGGATATCGCCTTAGGTGGTCACTGATGTTGGATACGGCCCTAGGTGGTGGCTGATCTAGTATAGGGCTTAGGTTGTTGCTgatgttggatacagccctaggtggTTGCTGATGTTGGATACGGCCCTAGGTTGTTGCTgatgttggatacagccctaggtggTTGCTGATATTGGATACGGCCCTAGGTGGTTGCTGATGTTGGATACAGCCCTGGGTGGTTGCTGATATTGGATACGGCCCTAGGTGGTTGCTGATGTTGGATACTGCCCTGGGTGGTTGCTGATATTGGATACGGCCCTAGGTGGTTGCTGATGTTGGATACGGCCCTAGGTTGTTGCTgatgttggatacagccctaggtggTCGATGATATTGGATACGGCCCTAGGTGGTTGCTGATGTTGGATACTGCCCTGGGTGGTTGCTGATATTGGATACGGCCCTAGGTGGTGCTGGGAGATGTAGATAAAGGCTGTGTCCTATGGCAGATTGCTGTATATTGTatgtgtggtactcggccagttggctggctgtattccccaaatgatcggtgacctgccgggttgtgatgtggctagtgtgtatgggtgctggtgccgAGGTGAGAGATGAGTCCCaatgatgtaaaaataaaacagctttactgtagagTTTTACTTTCACCtatagataaatctttgactCTGGAACTGGAACTTGTTGCGCTTAAGGAGGTGGAGTTTGTTAGAGgggccccaacccagtgtagcggtgtactctgccggaacctgaaGAGATATACTTTAtacctgtatacttgtagttgtgtttagatcaacttgtgccctacagtgtcgagtgacccgtcctgtcagggtactacaagaCCCAGCCCTGGTAATCTGGGCGTAGCTAAGGGTCCGGGGGTGTCCCAATTACCTGCAttgtgagataggatacgtagaccttcgttacggtagctttgtcctatccaggcttcaactaacttcagctgtgcaaacaaaAACATAAGAATTTAAAggatagtgacacctagtggggaaactgtaaaacacctcatcaccacttaaaggggttatccagcgctacaaaaacatggtcactttccctctactgttgtctccagtttgggtggagttttgaaactcagttccattgaagtaaattgagcttatttgcaaaccgcacctgaactggagacaagagtagagggaaaagtggccatgtttttgtagcgctgaataacccctttaacctaaagTGATAACTTTGTAACAGGTGCATAGGAGAAAGAAAAAcacttgtggtgggacaccacatatggccTGGGGCTGTGTCCCCGTCACTGCTGATTGGTTACCGCACACTCAGGTATCCGAGCACACTCGACGTTCCCTTGGCTCTATACTGCACATTTCTACACGGAAAGACATTTACTGTTGATTCTTTTTCTCCAGCTCCTCATCCCCCATCTCCGCTACACGCTGGACATCAACACTCTGGCCAGACGTCATCTCATCTCATCTGGGGGCATGTTTGATGATGTAAGACCATGTGACAGgggcgggctgtgactacctctctatacactgtatatacaggggcggggctgtgactacctctctatacacattaaagacagggggcagggctgtgtctacctctctatacacaggatatacagggggcggggctgtcactacctctctatacacaggatatacagggggcggggctgtgactacctctctatacacaggatatacagggggtggggctgtgactacctctctatacacaggatatacagggggcggggctgtgactacctctctatacacaggatatacagggggcggggctgtgactacctctctatacacaggatatacagggggcggggctgtgactacctctctatacacaggatatacagggggcggggctgtgactacctttctatacacatgatataaccTCATTCTCTCTCCCTTGCACTCTTCAGGCTATGGTTGTTGGTAAAGGAGGGTTCCCACCATTACTACAGAAAGCGATGGAGGAGGTGAGGTACAGCGGCCTGTGTCTGCCTGAGGACATCGAGGCTCGAGGATTGGATTCTGTCCCCAATTTCTACTACAGAGATGATGGGAGGATGATCTGGGCGGCGGTGGAGAGGTGctgtaattcttaaaggggtactccagagagtagTCAGCTTTGTGTCCAGCATAGTGTggtattatagtacagtatataggggccataaccccccatctcctctctgcctccaGCTTTGTGTCCAGCATAGTGCggtattatagtacagtatataggggccatAACCCtacatctcctctctgcctccaGCTTTGTGTCCAGCATAGTGCggtattatagtacagtatataggggccataaccccccatctcctctctgcctccaGCTTTGTGTCCAGCATAGTGCGGTAttattatagtacagtatataggggccataaccccccatctcctctctgcctccaGCTTTGTGTCCAGCATAGTGCggtattatagtacagtatataggggccataaccccccatctcctctctacctccaGCTTTGTGTCCAGCATAGTGCggtattatagtacagtatataggggccataaccccccatctcctctctacctccaGCTTTGTGTCCAGCATAGTGCGGtattataatacagtatataggggccataaccccccatctcctctctgcctccaGCTTTGTGTCCAGCATAGTGCggtattatagtacagtatataggggccataaccccccatctcctctctgcctccaGCTTTGTGTCCAGCATAGTGCggtattatagtacagtatataggggccataaccccccatctcctctctacctccaGCTTTGTGTCCAGCATAGTGCggtattatagtacagtatatagggccataattctccatctcctctctgcctccaGCTTTGTGTCCAGCATAGTGCggtattatagtacagtatataggggccataaccccccatctcctctctgcctccaGCTTTGTGTCCAGCATAGTGCggtattatagtacagtatataggggccataaccccccatctcctctctgcctccaGCTTTGTGTCCAGCATAGTGCggtattatagtacagtatataggggccatAACCCCCCATCTCCTCTGCCTCCAGCTTTGTGTCCAGCATAGTGCggtattatagtacagtatataggggccataaccctccatctcctctctgcctccaGCTTTGTGTCCAGCATAGTGCggtattatagtacagtatataggggccataaccccccatctcctctcttcctccagcTTTGTGTCCAGCATAGTGCggtattatagtacagtatataggggccataaccccccatctcctctctgcctccaGCTTTGTGTCCAGCATAGTGCGGTATTATTATAGGAGTGACCAGTCTGTGCGGACAGATCCAGAGCTGCAGGCCTGGGTGGCGGAGATCTATGAGAAGGGATTCCTAAGCTATAGTTCCTCAGGTAATGTGGTAATGTGATGTCAATGCACGGATGGGTATCAGAATATTCTAGTGAAATATTGTGAGAATACACCTATCTATAACATGAAGCTTTGTGCATCTGTCTCATATGTCTGACCCCCCACCAGGaatcccatcatccctggacacTGTGCCCGCCCTGGTGAAGTACCTGACCATGGTGATCTTCAGGTGTTCTGCTCAGCACGCAGTGGTCAATAGTGGTCAGGTGAGTGGCAGCACGGGGTGAAGATCCTTCCCATGTGATACCGTCAGCTTACAGCAAGGCCTCGtccttgcagtgtcccagagcgcgTGGGCTACTGCCGTATGCAGCATATGTAGGTACTATTGTGTTTCTATACTCTGGGGCGGAAGTGATGTAGTTTGCTACTCCCTCCGCTAGATGTCACTGCATCTTATATCGCGTATGGCACAGCTGAAGggaggtaactaaagggttaactgtgaaACTTTATGTTCCTCATATCTCTAACCAATGTTGTGAGAGAAGGTGTACAGAAGAGGTGATTCTGCTGCAGTGTGTGTCCAGGGCCTGTCCCAGAGGCCAGGCCCCTAGGCGGGACTTTATGCAAGAGCTTATATGTCTTTTTCTTCAAAGTCTTAACATTCTAGCCATGTCCGGCTTGTGCCTTAAGTAGTGAGGCTGCGGTAAAGGATACAAAAGGACAACCCTATCTATG is a window of Dendropsophus ebraccatus isolate aDenEbr1 chromosome 5, aDenEbr1.pat, whole genome shotgun sequence DNA encoding:
- the LOC138792187 gene encoding hydroperoxide isomerase ALOXE3-like; translated protein: MMLYRVTVATGSEFTAGTINTISINLVGENGESAKQQLSHLWMPGKVSDYEVETERDLGELLSVRLYKETYLFSFEDAWYCRYINVTSPIGKLYQFPLYQWISGQTSLVIPEGTGSILSTSFIDINQRARELEEKRQIYKWKLYADGVPYCIETDADDEVPLNERFSGLKYGSFMYSHIAKVIEVQLKGVPKTSGSWNNLDDLKKAFYYNRTDISDEVSRLWNEDSFFGYQYLNGVNPMVIRKCLNLPENFPVSSSMVAASLGSSTNLHKELQNGNIFLADYKILQGIPANPSINGKEQYITAPMCLLWKDPQDQLLPIAIQLCQTPGEQAPIFLPSDSEWDWTLAKIWVRSSEFQVHQTVYHLLHTHLFAEVFNIATHRQLPRNHPVYKLLIPHLRYTLDINTLARRHLISSGGMFDDAMVVGKGGFPPLLQKAMEEVRYSGLCLPEDIEARGLDSVPNFYYRDDGRMIWAAVESFVSSIVRYYYRSDQSVRTDPELQAWVAEIYEKGFLSYSSSGIPSSLDTVPALVKYLTMVIFRCSAQHAVVNSGQFDFYGWMPNGPSSMRSPPPTTKGVTTLQTILDALPDINTTSIQVVTVWQLSNEPQDRRPLGSFPDVHFTEATPQQFIREFQAKLAEISKTINEQNQTRRLPYLYLDPNVIENSVSI